A window of the Podospora bellae-mahoneyi strain CBS 112042 chromosome 6, whole genome shotgun sequence genome harbors these coding sequences:
- a CDS encoding hypothetical protein (COG:U; EggNog:ENOG503NYKJ), which yields MAIIGAKEEHADPRLTRIAQADDVPWYKKPNLRFLYLILVPTGLGVEWTSGFDSSMMNSLQAVKSWTDYFDNPTSSRLGLLNAMYSLGALMAIPFIPTISQYLGRRRTILMASLIMCMGAGLQAGARNSDMFLASRWVLGFGIPFAIVNASSMIGELSYANERAVMTSLFNASWFVGAIIAAGTTYGTFQMESTWAWRLPSLLQLVPSAFQLGFMHWCPESPRWLVSQDRGEEAFAILQKYHSEGKDGDEFVRLEYAQIQSTIAAEKELASRFVWGDVFRDAAMRRRFLLAAVVGFFTQWSGNGLLSFYMKKILALVNITDNRTVQQVILSNTCWGFINAVPIALIAPRFPRRRMFLICTIGTAVVYVVWTIASARATIENSSAAAIPVLVFIFVYSPFYNIGWNALAYTYMVEIFPYQQRAKGIAVEQLTVRFAVFFNTYVNPIALDAIGWKYYIVYCVWILIEIATVYLLFPETHNRTLEELSFMFEGKEMQDKIQKNVDKVLDVELEGVKRRSSKDGIQATDQRV from the exons ATGGCCATCATCGGCGCCAAAGAAGAACATGCCGACCCTCGGCTCACCCGCATTGCGCAGGCGGATGACGTCCCCTGGTACAAGAAACCCAACCTTCGCTTTCTGTATCTGATTCTTGTGCCGACTGGCCTCGGGGTGGAATGGACCTCTGGGTTTGACAGCTCGATGATGAACAGTCTCCAGGCTGTCAAATCATGGACTGACT ACTTTGAcaacccaacctcctcccgcctcggcctcctcaacGCAATGTACTCCCTTGGCGCCCTCATGGCAATCCCCTtcatccccaccatctcccagtacctcggccgccgccgcacAATCCTCATGGCCTCCCTCATAATGTGCATGGGCGCCGGCCTCCAAGCAGGCGCCCGCAACAGCGACATGttcctcgcctcccgctGGGTCCTCGGCTTCGGCATCCCCTTCGCAATCGTAAACGCCTCCTCCATGATCGGTGAACTCTCCTACGCCAACGAACGCGCGGTAATGACATCCCTCTTCAACGCATCCTGGTTCGTCGGCGCCATCATCGCAGCAGGGACAACCTACGGCACCTTTCAAATGGAATCAACCTGGGCCTGGCGTCTCCCCAGCCTGTTGCAACTCGTCCCGAGCGCGTTCCAACTCGGCTTCATGCACTGGTGCCCCGAGTCACCCCGCTGGCTCGTCAGCCAAGACCGCGGTGAGGAAGCGTTTGCCATTCTGCAAAAATACCACTCTGAGGGTAAAGACGGGGACGAGTTTGTCAGACTGGAATACGCGCAAATTCAATCCACCATCGCGGCGGAGAAAGAGCTTGCCTCGCGGTTTGTGTGGGGGGATGTCTTCCGTGACGCTGCCATGAGACGTCGTTTCCTCCTCGCAGCGGTAGTCGGGTTTTTCACGCAGTGGTCAGGGAATGGGTTGTTGAGTTTCTACATGAAGAAGATTTTGGCGTTGGTGAACATCACGGATAATAGGACGGTTCAGCAGGTTATTCTGAGCAATACTTGCTGGGGGTTTATCAATGCTGTGCCGATTGCGTTGATCGCGCCGAGGTttccgaggaggaggatgtttcTGATTTGCACGATTgggacggcggtggtgtatgTTGTTTGGACTATTGCGAGCGCGAGGGCGACGATTGAGAATAGTAGCGCTGCGGCCATaccggtgctggtgtttaTTTTTGTTTATTCGCC GTTCTACAACATTGGTTGGAACGCCCTGGCATACACGTACATGGTTGAGATCTTCCCTTATCAACAACGCGCAAAGGGCATCGCGGTTGAGCAGTTGACGGTCCGATTTGCGGTCTTCTTCAACACATATGTCAACCCCATTGCGTTAGACGCCATTGGATGGAAGTACTACATTGTGTACTGCGTCTGGATTCTGATCGAGATTGCTACGGTGTATCTTCTCTTCCCTGAGACACACAACCGCACACTTGAGGAACTCAGCTTCATGTTTGAGGGCAAGGAGATGCAGGACAAGATTCAGAAGAACGTGGACAAGGTGCTCGATGTGGAACTGGAaggggtgaagaggaggtcgtcGAAGGATGGAATTCAAGCTACTGACCAGAGAGTGTAG
- a CDS encoding hypothetical protein (EggNog:ENOG503NUCG; COG:K), with protein sequence MPTRAPARNTAAIIQLRLLGYCSTIQGRNLPAEISTNALSYLNPQRGQMALCSTMKLSFICLDVGIFVLNRQDIIPETESHEYPPGWPSPKLQNFVVTVNLDCRIDLNYLAQRARNVEYRPRRFNAVIMRIRDPRTTALIFATGRMVVTGAKSEALARLAAKKHAYALQKCGFTPKFRDFTVQNIIGSANVGFNIRLEGLANKYLTVGASFVPEIFPGLSFKQYLAYRADGTLRSCPTLLIFTTGKIVVTGAKTEEDLRAAFAWVYPLFFDFRFASDPNSKTKM encoded by the exons ATGCCGACCCGAGCTCCTGCCCgaaacaccgccgccattATCCAACTAAGGCTTCTCGGATATTGCTCTACAATTCAAGGTCGAAACCTGCCCGCAGAAATTTCAACAAATGCATTGTCATATTTGAACCCACAGCGTGGACAGATGGCTTTGTGTTCGACAATGAAATTGTCCTTTATTTGTCTTGATGTCGGAATCTTTGTCTTGAA CCGTCAAGACATCATCCCAGAAACCGAATCCCACGAGTACCCTCCAGGCTGGCCCAGTCCCAAACTTCAAAACTTCGTCGTCACCGTCAACCTTGACTGTCGCATTGACCTCAACTACCTAGCCCAGCGGGCCCGCAATGTCGAATACAGACCGCGTCGCTTCAATGCTGTGATCATGCGCATCCGCGATCCACGAACGACAGCACTGATCTTCGCAACGGGCAGAATGGTTGTCACAGGTGCCAAGAGTGAAGCCCTGGCTCGCCTTGCCGCTAAGAAACACGCTTACGCCCTCCAGAAATGTGGCTTCACTCCGAAATTCCGCGACTTCACTGTCCAGAATATCATTGGCAGTGCCAATGTTGGCTTCAACATCAGACTTGAGGGGTTAGCCAACAAGTATCTCACTGTTGGCGCCTCTTTTGTCCCCGAAATTTTCCCAGGCTTGTCTTTCAAGCAGTATCTCGCTTACCGAGCAGATGGGACACTTCGCTCCTGTCCAACCCTTCTCATTTTTACAACCGGAAAGATCGTGGTCACCGGTGCCAAGACAGAAGAGGATCTTAGGGCCGCCTTTGCTTGGGTATATCCTCTGTTCTTTGACTTTCGCTTTGCCAGCGACCCGAACAGCAAAACAAAGATGTAG
- a CDS encoding hypothetical protein (EggNog:ENOG503PU6E) encodes MSLLALFRNRDAKTPTESPPASVSKKRLRKKSFARLTERNIEAVQELSSPMGNHVSFESNPRSQRHPCASANIPELPCLPIYETLTLSMGSSQAPCHGGSETSSTKVKEKPRPLSKCMPRNTSRVHFLPQQESPTFKLVPNIHPTLTPQPTPKSPVYDRASILADSYRSILPDFDAMEQIIESEDNLSLPKSPSEQCPHIPLYRPPTNQSVCRQSTVAKQVIVEVPSSPQHHSFIAQIDSVVEPQSAASSFTVVENSERSSEEKAPAPAIPPQAPQRKVQAINQSGALQQSPSVAVSSNPASPMRPRPPSPRFKVTKGDSTKSSLALQICTHMLTDELKKALFAKHDGVDEDSQAAKLQVLLLIEAYEGVMESCKEQLAQSEQEGSNVEVKHAREAVEILGHWLDSLYEIYGEAFGSDED; translated from the coding sequence ATGTCTCTGCTCGCCTTGTTCAGAAATCGAGATGCAAAAACCCCGACCGAGTCACCTCCGGCCAGTGTGTCCAAGAAACGATTGAGGAAGAAATCTTTTGCTCGTCTCACAGAAAGAAACATCGAAGCTGTCCAGGAATTGAGCAGCCCCATGGGAAACCATGTCTCCTTCGAAAGCAACCCACGGTCCCAGCGCCACCCATGCGCTTCCGCCAACATCCCCGAGCTGCCATGCTTACCCATATATGAGACCTTGACACTGTCTATGGGATCTTCCCAGGCGCCATGCCATGGTGGCAGTGAAACGTCGTCAACGAAGGTCAAGGAAAAGCCGCGGCCTCTATCGAAATGTATGCCTCGGAATACCTCACGGGTTCACTTTCTCCCACAACAAGAGTCACCAACCTTCAAACTCGTCCCCAATATCCACCCAACGCTCACTCCGCAGCCAACTCCGAAATCCCCGGTTTACGACCGAGCTTCGATACTCGCTGACTCGTATCGATCAATACTTCCCGACTTTGATGCCATGGAACAAATCATCGAATCGGAAGATAACCTCTCTCTGCCAAAGAGTCCCTCTGAACAATGCCCCCATATTCCACTATACCGGCCCCCCACCAATCAGTCGGTATGCCGGCAGTCAACAGTCGCCAAGCAAGTCATCGTTGAGGTGCCATCCTCACCTCAGCACCACTCCTTCATTGCGCAGATAGATTCAGTCGTTGAGCCCCAGTCAGCAGCATCTTCGTTTACCGTTGTGGAAAATAGCGAACGGAGTTCCGAAGAGAAGGCCCCAGCGCCTGCCATTCCGCCTCAGGCTCCTCAACGGAAGGTTCAAGCCATCAACCAGAGTGGTGCATTGCAACAGTCCCCGTCAGTCGCAGTGAGCAGTAATCCTGCCTCCCCGATGCGACCAAGGCCTCCTTCACCGCGGTTCAAGGTTACAAAAGGGGACAGCACCAAGAGCTCTCTGGCGTTGCAAATTTGCACGCATATGCTCACTGacgagctgaagaaggcATTGTTTGCCAAACatgatggtgtcgatgagGATTCACAAGCTGCGAAGCTGCaggttttgttgttgatcgAGGCTTATGAGGGTGTGATGGAGAGCTGTAAAGAGCAGCTTGCGCAGTCAGAGCAAGAGGGGAGCAATGTCGAAGTCAAACATGCtagggaggcggtggagatttTGGGGCATTGGTTGGATAGTTTGTATGAGATTTATGGCGAGGCCTTTGGAAGTGATGAGGACTAA
- a CDS encoding hypothetical protein (COG:M; EggNog:ENOG502QSWP; CAZy:GH76), whose translation MKQGALSLAVLSGAVSTAWAALNVDFGSADSIKAAAKDVAFDALSYYKGNESGEIPGLLGDAPFMGGKYFWWSGSVQWSTLIDYWYYTGDDSYNSVVSQGLLHQAGPNNDFMPPNATASISNDDQGFWGIAAMQAAELDFPASSIDWASLSRNVWTTQVRRFQQEEKDETCNGGLRWQIPATNVGFDYKNTISNAAFINLGARLGRWTGNATYVEWADRAWTWLTDIGFLTEDFSAYDGAHVGANCTDINKGEFSYSAGLLLQSAAFLYNQTTGDDQKRWRDRVTGLTKTILDKFFEEGYHYEIACEGRDDACTPDMLFFKGMVTRNLASTVQLAPFTKDAISKVLKTNAEAAVKTCTGGDNNRQCSFSWAKGKFDNETDIPSQLNTLSALTVLLQDEVSQKGIATNTTSNPDGGSDGGNGSDSNGNGNGKGNGQGQNGNGNGNGDGGSAGTTTRVTVGVLVAGLFAALL comes from the exons ATGAAGCAAGGGGCTTTGTCACTGGCCGTCCTGTCGGGCGCTGTCAGCACCGCGTGGGCAGCTCTGAATGTGGATTTTGGATCTGCAG ATTCGATCAAAGCTGCAGCCAAAGATGTGGCTTTCGACGCCCTGTCGTACTACAAGGGAAACGAGTCAGGCGAGATTCCCGGGCTGCTTGGAGATGCACCATTTATGGGTGGGAAATACTTCTGGTGGTCCGGCTCAGTTCAGTGGTCAACCTTGATCGACTACTGGTATTATACCGGGGATGATTCGTACAACAGCGTCGTTTCCCAGGGTCTGCTCCACCAAGCCGGACCGAACAATGACTTCATGCCTCCCAATGCCActgcctccatctccaatgACGACCAAGGCTTTTGGGGCATTGCGGCCATGCAGGCGGCCGAGTTGGACtttccagcttcttcaaTCGATTGGGCCAGCTTGTCTCGCAATGTTTGGACTACCCAAGTCCGACGCTTTCAGcaggaagaaaaggatgaAACTTGCAACGGTGGTCTGCGCTGGCAAATCCCGGCAACCAATGTTGGATTTGACTACAAGAACACCATCAGCAATGCCGCGTTCATCAACCTCGGAGCCCGCCTGGGTCGCTGGACTGGTAATGCCACTTATGTTGAGTGGGCTGATCGCGCGTGGACCTGGTTGACCGACATTGGGTTCTTGACGGAAGACTTCAGCGCCTACGATGGCGCCCATGTCGGGGCCAACTGCACTGATATCAACAAGGGGGAGTTCTCTTACAGTgctggtcttcttcttcaaagtGCCGCGTTCCTTTATAACCAG ACCACGGGCGATGACCAGAAGCGCTGGCGCGATCGAGTCACCGGTCTTACCAAGACGATCCTTGACAAGTTCTTTGAGGAGGGCTATCATTACGAAATCGCTTGCGAAGGCCGTGATGACGCTTGCACTCCCGACATGCTCTTCTTCAAGGGCATGGTCACTCGCAACCTTGCATCAACGGTTCAGCTCGCTCCCTTCACCAAAGACGCCATCTCCAAGGTTCTCAAGACCAACGCCGAGGCCGCAGTCAAGACTTGCACCGGTGGTGACAACAACCGCCAGTGCAGCTTCAGCTGGGCCAAGGGCAAGTTCGACAACGAGACGGACATTCCTAGCCAGTTGAACACGCTGTCTGCTTTGACTGTGCTGCTGCAGGATGAGGTCTCCCAGAAGGGCATTGCTACCAATACCACTTCCAACCCCGACGGCGGCTCTGATGGAGGAAACGGTTCTGACTCTAACGGCAATGGCAACGGTAAAGGCAACGGACAGGGACAGAACGGCAATGGCAATGGAaacggtgatggtggttccGCCGGTACTACGACTCGTGTGACCGTCGGTGTGCTGGTTGCTGGCTTGTTTGCTGCCCTGTTGTAA
- a CDS encoding hypothetical protein (COG:G; EggNog:ENOG503NU7U) — protein MADERKPADPPLRSQSPRPIVDSKSPPSPPPSDKVFSPSPPHTMTPERRTIVEKSLKRKLDTRCSLFVLIYIMNYLDRNNIAAARLRGLQDDLSLDDQQYATCLSILYVGYILMQIPSNIVINLISRPSLYIAVVMLVWGLISTLTGIVTNFSGMVGTRFLLGFVEAAFLPGALLILSKWYTRKELTTRNAILFCGNLISNAFSALIAAGVLSNMQGVLGHAAWRWLFWIEGGLTMAVAISAAFILPDLPTNTRGFTEEELYVAQLRMTEDVGEEDKDAEGQKIFDGFFMMVRDWKVYVMMVAFTAYTVGLSFNAFFPSLTQTLGFSYVPTLLMSSPPWAFACAVTLVVCWHSDRTQEKFWHITLPMVGGLVGFLICMVTLNTAARYVALFLQASSYAGFVVFYSWISSSFPRPPAKRAVALAAINAFSQLGNVAGMYVWDLKEDGYRKSYGIVTSMFGAAIFGCWVFRTILARLNRQMEREEATAVAEGRVPAGEKGEGVVTGSETEDGGVVGPRMVRPFRYLL, from the exons ATGGCCGACGAAAGGAAACCCGCGGATCCGCCATTAAGATCCCAATCACCGCGCCCAATAGTGGATAGcaaatcaccaccctcaccacccccttccgaCAAGGTCTtctcgccatcaccaccccataCCATGACCCCCGAACGGCGCACCATCGTGGAGAAATCCCTCAAGCGCAAACTCGACACCCGCTGCTCCCTGTTCGTCCTGATCTACATCATGAACTACCTCGACAGGAACAACATTGCTGCCGCCCGCCTCCGCGGCCTCCAAGACGATCTGTCACTCGACGACCAGCAGTACGCTACTTGCCTCAGTATTCTCTACGTGGGGTATATCCTCATGCAGATACCCTCCAACATCGTCATCAATCTCATCTCTCGACCATCACTCTACATCGCCGTTGTGATGCTCGTCTGGGGCTTGATCTCGACATTGACAGGTATAGTCACTAACTTCTCTGGCATGGTCGGGACGAGATTCCTGCTGGGATTTGTGGAAGCGGCGTTTTTGCCGGGGGCGTTATTGATTTTGAGTAAATGGTACACGAGAAAAGAATTGACGACGAGGAACGCCATTCTTTTCTGCGGCAATCTCATCAGTAACGCTTTCTCGGCACTGATTGCCGCCGGGGTGCTATCCAACATGCAAGGAGTTCTAGGGCACGCAGCATGGAGGTGGCTGTTCTGGATCGAAGGCGGGTTGACCATGGCTGTTGCCATCAGCGCGGCGTTTATCCTTCCTGATCTTCCGACAAACACTAGGGGTTttacggaggaggagctgtaTGTTGCGCAGCTGAGAATGACAGAAGACGTTGGCGAAGAGGACAAGGATGCAGAGGGGCAGAAAATCTTTGATGGATTTTTTATGATGGTGAGGGATTGGAAGGTTTACGTTATGATGGTGGCTTTTACGGCCTATACGGTCGGGTTGAGCTTTAATGCGTTTTTCCCGAGCTTGACACAGACATTGGGGTTTAGCTATGTGCCGACGCTGTTGATGAGCAGTCCGCCTTGGGCGTTTGCTTGTGCGGTTAcgttggtggtttgttggCATTCGGACCGGACGCAAGAGAAG TTCTGGCATATCACGCTACCCATGGTTGGTGGCCTTGTGGGCTTCCTCATTTGCATGGTCACGCTCAACACGGCAGCTCGATATGTCGCTTTGTTTCTCCAAGCATCTTCCTACGCCGGCTTCGTCGTGTTTTACTCGTGGATCTCGTCTTCTTTCCCACGACCACCTGCCAAACGCGCTGTGGCTCTCGCTGCTATCAACGCCTTCAGCCAGCTGGGCAATGTGGCTGGGATGTATGTCTGGGACTTGAAGGAGGATGGCTACAGGAAGAGCTATGGTATTGTCACGTCTATGTTTGGTGCTGCGATCTTCGGGTGTTGGGTGTTTAGAACTATCTTGGCGAGGTTGAACAGgcagatggagagggaggaggcgacgGCTGTTGCGGAGGGGAGAGTACCAGCTGGTGAGAAGGGTGAGGGTGTGGTGACTGGCAGTGAGACAGAAgatggaggtgttgttggaccgaggatggtgaggccGTTTAGGTATTTGCTGTGA
- a CDS encoding hypothetical protein (EggNog:ENOG503P8T2) encodes MSLLERREGLAVTAGLTGITLTPLVGVMVLSFRRVIRHSQAIKIANLLFRIALPVYIIGVILYTSYTAVIAAGTATYRTELLLGLMSSLFLASGVILLTSSIYLTALAALYIAMGRTKWWSWLRLDTLLGAGLLFILLIAYWGRNLSDVVEGSSSTYRTSRMRWLLVVIDLTLSVMSLSVVGIALYALPKLKRLNQIPLGKMPVLLVIAAFLWAFTVVYGLATTIKSITDEWEEDEWVANRVIFPLFGPWVTSAVVCLLYLILHSPVWSDPAAIPADGRHGPTQPHYGPQQGNPQMGYQQQPYQPGYAPPHNPSGYPQQPQQYQQPQYPAQGYQNPHVTNFK; translated from the exons ATGTCGCTCCTCGAAAGGCGGGAAGGCCTCGCAGTCACTGCGGGCCTGACTGGCATCACCTTGACACCGCTGGTCGGGGTGATGGTGTTAAGCTTCCGCCGTGTTATCCGTCACTCGCAAGCTATTAAAATCGCCAACTTGTTATTCCGGATCGCGCTGCCAGTATACATCAT CGGCGTGATTCTCTACACATCCTACACGGCCGTCATTGCAGCTGGAACAGCAACTTACCGTACCGAGCTTCTACTCGGGCTCATGTCGAgtctcttcttggcttctGGCGTTATTCTTCTCACAAGCTCGATATACCTCACCGCACTTGCCGCGCTCTACATCGCGATGGGTAGAACAAAATGGTGGTCGTGGCTGAGACTTGATACACTACTGGGCGCCGGTCTCTTGTTTATTCTGCTCATTGCCTATTGGGGCAGGAATCTTTCAGACGTTGTTGAGGGCAGCTCGAGCACGTACCGCACATCGAGGATGCGGTGGCTGCTGGTTGTGATCGACTTGACGCTGTCGGTGATGTCTCTCAGCGTTGTTGGGATTGCGTTGTATGCGCTGCCGAagttgaagaggttgaatCAGATCCCGCTTGGCAAG ATgccagtgttgttggtaaTTGCTGCTTTCCTCTGGGCTTTCACCGTGGTATACGGCTtagccaccaccatcaagagcATTACCGATGAgtgggaagaagacgaaTGGGTTGCTAACCGTGTGATTTTCCCGCTGTTCGGTCCTTGGGTCACCAGTGCTGTTGTTTGCCTGCTGTACTTGATCCTTCACAGCCCGGTCTGGTCTGATCCGGCTGCCATCCCGGCTGATGGGAGACACGGCCCTACACAGCCACACTATGGGCCTCAGCAGGGGAATCCTCAGATGGgctaccagcagcagccgtaTCAGCCCGGTTATGCGCCGCCGCATAACCCATCTGGTTACCCACAACAGCCTCAGCAATATCAGCAACCGCAGTATCCTGCGCAAGGGTATCAGAACCCGCATGTCACCAATTTCAAATAG
- a CDS encoding hypothetical protein (EggNog:ENOG503P77N; COG:S), producing MISNALFSTLLAQLCWFATFALAAPVDTVHVEGGNAWQYGTGGGIIGLIVLILDIIVFIEVFQSSRPPSSKLLWSLVVFLFPVVGMIIYYVFSNRSAHNSRNGYETLTQG from the exons ATGATCTCTAACGCACTCTTCTCgaccctcctcgcccagctgTGCTGGTTCGCGACGTTTGCGCTCGCCGCGCCGGTTGACACGGTCCATGTCGAGGGTGGTAACGCGTGGCAGTATGGGACTGGTGGTGGGATTATTGGTCTGATTGTCTTGATTCTGGATATCATTGTCTTCA TTGAGGTCTTCCAGTCTAGCAGACCCCCCTCGTCCAAGCTTCTCTGGTCGCTGGTTGTGTTCCTATTCCCTGTTGTTGGCATGATTATTTACTACGTCTTCTCGAACCGCTCGGCTCACAACAGCAGGAATGGATATGAGACTTTGACGCAGGGTTAA
- a CDS encoding hypothetical protein (EggNog:ENOG503PC5Q; COG:S): MSTTPKGIIIAGGVAGGMSCATRLRRLSEHTPITVLERGPYISYANCGIPYALAGVIPTDDALHVQTPEKITSWFNVDVKINTELVSIDRQNKTVLVNDRISGQKDIMPYDKLVLALGAEPITPKGIEGADGNQVFHLTTLGDLDSIKEYIKTHSVKTVAVIGGAFIGLEAAENLRLLGLEVTVIERLSHIFPPADADMVYPLEKELNAHGVNLITNATVTKILPQEVELAPSGQQIPAELVIMAAGVRARLSIPQAAGLKTGKTGLTVNEHMQTSDPNIYAVGDMVETPNLLLLGLDHPDKNKMLALAGPANRQGRLAADHICGKETKYRGNIGTWVCKVFGKAVGMTGLSAHQLDEISGSNHDWVTVHPVNHAGYYPGSCRLTVKIHFDLKNGKLLGGQVTGPENAGVDKQTDVLAVALTAGMTVEDLEHLELAYAPPFGSAKDAVNMAGFVAGNVLRGDVEIVHAADFAFETSKGRRKSLEDYFLLDVRSPKEFASGHIDGAVNIPLGDLRKRLDEVPKDKPIISYCQVGYRGYLGYRILKQDGYDAVNLDGGYRAVFEGGFDDGLKPVVKRWAPN; encoded by the exons ATGTCTACCACCCCGAAAGGAatcatcatcgccggcggCGTAGCAGGCGGCATGTCCTGCGCAACGCGCCTTCGCC GCCTCTCCGAacacacccccatcaccgtCCTCGAACGCGGGCCTTACATCTCCTACGCCAACTGCGGCATCCCCTACGCCCTCGCCGGCGTCATCCCCACAGACGACGCACTCCACGTTCAAACTCCCGAGAAAATCACCTCGTGGTTCAACGTCGACGTCAAAATCAACACCGAACTTGTCTCCATCGAccgacaaaacaaaacagtCCTTGTCAATGATCGAATCAGTGGACAGAAGGACATCATGCCCTACGATAAACTCGTCCTAGCCCTCGGAGCAGAGCCGATCACACCAAAAGGCATCGAAGGCGCGGATGGAAACCAGGTattccacctcaccaccttgggCGATCTGGACTCCATCAAAGAATACATCAAAACCCACAGCGTGAAAACCGTCGCCGTAATAGGGGGCGCCTTCATCGGCCTCGAAGCCGCCGAAAACCTCCGTCTCCTAGGCCTAGAAGTGACCGTCATCGAACGCCTATCCCACATCTTCCCCCCCGCAGACGCAGACATGGTCTACCCCCTAGAAAAAGAACTCAACGCCCACGGCGTaaacctcatcaccaacgccaCAGTCACCAAAATCCTCCCCCAGGAAGTCGAGCTCGCCCCCTCTGGCCAACAAATCCCGGCCGAGCTCGTCATCATGGCAGCCGGCGTCCGCGCCCgcctctccatcccccaaGCCGCCGGTCTCAAAACCGGCAAAACAGGCCTCACAGTAAACGAGCACATGCAGACCTCGGACCCAAACATCTACGCGGTAGGAGACATGGTCGAAACCcccaaccttctcctcctcggcctcgaccatccagacaagaacaaaatgctcgccctcgccggACCGGCAAACCGACAGGGTCGTCTAGCAGCCGATCACATCTGCGGGAAGGAGACGAAATACCGGGGCAACATCGGCACATGGGTCTGCAAGGTCTTCGGAAAAGCAGTCGGCATGACAGGGCTAAGCGCCCACCAGCTTGACGAGATTAGTGGTAGCAACCACGACTGGGTCACCGTCCACCCGGTCAACCACGCCGGTTACTATCCCGGCTCGTGCCGACTTACGGTCAAGATCCACTTTGATCTCAAAAACGGAAAGCTGCTTGGGGGCCAAGTCACCGGGCCGGAGAACGCAGGTGTGGACAAGCAGACTGATGTTTTGGCCGTGGCGCTGACGGCGGGGATGACGGTGGAAGATCTGGAGCATCTCGAGCTGGCGTATGCGCCTCCTTTTGGGAGCGCAAAGGACGCGGTGAATATGGCTGGGTTCGTGGCTGGGAATGTGCtgaggggggatgtggagattGTCCACGCTGCCGACTTTGCGTTTGAGACGtcaaaggggaggaggaagagcttggAGGATTACTTTTTGTTGGATGTTCGGTCGCCCAAGGAGTTTGCGAGTGGGCATATTGATGGGGCTGTCAACATTCCCTTGGGTGAtttgaggaagaggttggacgAGGTGCCCAAGGACAAGCCCATCATCAGTTATTGCCAGGTTGGATACCGGGGCTATCTGGGTTACAGGATATTGAAGCAGGACGGGTATGATGCGGTGAATCTGGATGGTGGCTATCGTGCTGTTTTTGAAGGAGGTTTCGATGATGGGTTGAAGCCTGTGGTCAAAAGATGGGCACCGAACTGA
- a CDS encoding hypothetical protein (COG:S; EggNog:ENOG503P3PY), with product MDSNAPVTVDQQLALPQYNELISNPLEKITLNVGGHKFTTTINSLTTKSFLFKLLLQGDWKSSLHEDQSIFINSNPEAFRHILQYLRRGVFPLIYDQKKGHNYKLYADILAEAKHFGIPKLECWLTDQLYLRCITSSTVWSSAYKNDRIQTGFQTTSTPPRHLSLLTLPRMETRAPGGLATFLWEQCRITSRNIVGPKLVDRSGSFKDGVVTQGKLLSVTRQRPTTRDHDQQHCQYHRKEG from the coding sequence ATGGATTCCAATGCCCCTGTCACCGTTGACCAACAATTGGCGCTACCACAATACAACGAACTCATCAGCAACCCCCTCGAAAAAATAACTCTGAACGTTGGTGGCCATAAATTCACTACAACAATCAATagtctcaccaccaagagtTTTCTTTTCAAGCTGCTTCTACAAGGTGATTGGAAGTCTTCTTTGCATGAAGATCAAAGCATATTTATCAACTCCAACCCAGAAGCATTCCGGCACATTCTCCAGTATCTGCGGCGTGGCGTATTCCCACTGATCTATGACCAGAAGAAGGGACATAACTACAAGCTTTACGCCGACATCCTAGCCGAGGCCAAACATTTCGGCATCCCCAAGTTAGAATGCTGGCTCACCGATCAGCTGTACTTGCGCTGCATCACCAGCTCAACAGTGTGGAGTTCCGCATACAAGAATGATAGGATTCAGACTGGGTTCCAGACGACGTCAACACCGCCAAGACACCTGTCTCTCCTCACCTTGCCGAGGATGGAAACCCGTGCCCCAGGCGGTCTTGCTACCTTTCTTTGGGAACAATGCAGGATAACGTCGAGAAATATCGTTGGGCCGAAGTTGGTAGATCGATCAGGTTCATTCAAGGATGGTGTAGTGACTCAGGGTAAGTTGTTGAGTGTCACAAggcaaaggccaaccacccgcgaccacgaccaacaacactgccaATATCACCGTAAGGAGGGGTAA